Proteins from a genomic interval of Sphingomonas sp. Y38-1Y:
- a CDS encoding AarF/ABC1/UbiB kinase family protein, whose amino-acid sequence MAHEENARHRAVPSGRLARLGGFGRLAGGVAGGVLAEGARRLASGERPKLGDLILTPANAARVADRLSHLRGAAMKLGQMISMDAGDLLPPELSSILARVRDQAYRMPPAQLDAVLRAQWGADWRRRFRHFEAAPMAAASIGQVHRATLPDGRVLAIKVQYPGVAESIDADVDNVAALLRVSGLLPAGLDLSPLLAAAKRQLAEEADYVREGEQMRLYGQRLAGDARYVVPALEPTLTTPRVLAMSFVEGRPIETLADADQATRDRAMTSLITLVLRELFAFGTMQTDPNFANYRWQPETGALVLLDFGAAREVPAETADAYRRLIAAGLARDLDRIRDIAVETGFLGEGAVAAHRSSVNRIIEAIDASLNRPGSFDFGDRAFVPVVREEARTLAADRATWHVPDAETLFVQRKVSGTALLAARLKARVDVRGLAATAVGQASAK is encoded by the coding sequence ATGGCTCATGAAGAGAATGCGCGGCATCGCGCGGTGCCGAGCGGGCGGCTGGCCCGACTGGGCGGGTTCGGTCGGCTGGCGGGCGGCGTCGCCGGCGGCGTGCTGGCCGAAGGCGCGCGGCGGTTGGCGAGTGGGGAGCGGCCGAAGCTCGGCGACCTGATCCTCACTCCCGCGAACGCCGCGCGTGTCGCCGACCGGCTGTCGCACCTTCGCGGTGCGGCGATGAAGCTGGGGCAGATGATCTCGATGGACGCGGGCGATCTGCTCCCGCCCGAACTGTCGAGCATCCTCGCGCGGGTTCGCGACCAGGCATACCGGATGCCGCCGGCGCAGCTCGACGCCGTGCTACGCGCCCAATGGGGCGCCGACTGGCGCCGCCGCTTCCGCCATTTCGAGGCGGCGCCGATGGCGGCGGCGTCGATCGGACAGGTCCATCGAGCGACGCTGCCCGATGGCCGCGTGCTCGCGATCAAGGTCCAGTATCCGGGCGTCGCCGAAAGCATCGACGCCGATGTCGACAATGTCGCGGCGCTGCTGCGCGTCTCCGGCCTGCTGCCCGCAGGCCTCGACCTCTCACCCCTGCTCGCCGCCGCCAAGCGGCAATTGGCGGAAGAAGCGGACTATGTGCGTGAGGGCGAGCAGATGCGCCTCTATGGCCAGCGGCTGGCCGGCGACGCGCGATATGTCGTGCCCGCGCTCGAACCCACGCTGACGACGCCGCGCGTGCTCGCGATGAGCTTCGTCGAGGGACGGCCGATCGAGACGCTCGCCGACGCCGATCAGGCGACGCGCGATCGGGCGATGACGTCGCTCATCACGCTGGTGCTGCGGGAGCTGTTCGCGTTCGGGACGATGCAGACCGATCCCAATTTCGCAAATTACCGCTGGCAGCCGGAGACGGGCGCGCTGGTCCTCCTGGACTTCGGCGCGGCGCGGGAAGTGCCGGCGGAGACGGCGGACGCCTATCGTCGGCTGATCGCGGCGGGGTTGGCCCGCGACCTCGATCGCATTCGCGATATCGCGGTCGAGACGGGGTTTCTGGGTGAGGGCGCCGTCGCCGCGCACCGGTCCTCGGTCAACCGGATCATCGAGGCGATCGACGCCTCGCTCAACCGGCCGGGGTCGTTCGACTTCGGCGACCGTGCGTTCGTACCGGTGGTGCGCGAAGAGGCGCGGACGCTCGCCGCCGATCGCGCGACCTGGCACGTGCCCGATGCCGAAACCTTGTTCGTCCAGCGCAAGGTCAGCGGCACCGCGCTGCTCGCCGCGCGGCTGAAGGCGCGGGTCGACGTCCGCGGCCTCGCCGCAACGGCGGTGGGTCAGGCGTCCGCGAAATAG
- a CDS encoding glycosyltransferase family A protein has translation MQPISELFAADPPLAAYDVVVPCYNRAHSVADAVESVLAQDPAPARVIIVDDGSSDDSAAVIAALERQYPDRVEAVLLPRNGGASNARNAGAARARSDWIAFLDSDDLWLPGAARALLSAAASTTTDIVVGHFARVEADGIAQAPECHWDGGCIRTALASGGVIGPSWAIVRRTAVFAVNGFDPSFRNCNDWDFYTRVAAAGGRFTRIEAVVALYRTVAGDRLVNDSAAGAINAQRVLAHPYFADA, from the coding sequence ATGCAGCCCATCAGCGAACTCTTCGCGGCCGATCCGCCGCTTGCCGCCTATGACGTCGTCGTCCCGTGCTACAACCGCGCGCACAGCGTCGCCGACGCGGTCGAGAGCGTGCTCGCGCAGGACCCCGCCCCCGCGCGCGTCATCATCGTCGATGACGGATCGTCGGACGACAGCGCCGCCGTCATCGCCGCCCTCGAACGCCAGTATCCGGACCGGGTCGAGGCGGTGCTGCTGCCGCGCAACGGCGGCGCCTCGAACGCGCGGAACGCCGGTGCGGCGCGGGCGCGGTCGGACTGGATCGCCTTTCTCGACAGCGACGACCTGTGGCTGCCGGGTGCCGCCCGCGCGCTGCTGAGCGCCGCGGCGTCGACCACCACAGACATCGTCGTCGGCCATTTCGCGCGGGTCGAGGCCGACGGCATCGCCCAGGCGCCGGAGTGCCATTGGGACGGCGGCTGCATTCGCACCGCGCTGGCGAGCGGCGGCGTGATCGGGCCGAGCTGGGCAATCGTCCGGCGCACCGCGGTGTTCGCGGTCAACGGCTTCGACCCCAGCTTTCGAAACTGCAACGACTGGGACTTCTACACCCGCGTCGCGGCGGCCGGCGGCCGGTTCACCCGGATCGAGGCGGTGGTCGCGCTTTATCGCACGGTGGCCGGCGACCGGCTGGTCAACGACAGCGCGGCCGGCGCGATCAACGCGCAGCGCGTCCTCGCCCACCCCTATTTCGCGGACGCCTGA
- a CDS encoding TonB-dependent receptor plug domain-containing protein has translation MAFGTSTRGGLLAGAALLLWAPAAFAQETPPSPETTPAAPAADDIVVTGSRIARPDYAAPNPIVSLDAATLERSGNTNVTTFLQRVPALTNSLDSTRTAGRNQADGSFGQVGLNLLDLRGLGTARTLVLVNGRRHVAAQPDTAAVDINAIPVDLIDRVDVLTGGASAIYGADGVSGVVNFILKRDFDGIAARGQVGISERGDAGNRFASIVAGRNFAGGKANLTVAYEFNEDDPLSNDDRDYLALAQRQFFVNANDFDPARPGSYQKVPVRDLRYPYGSNQGYIVIGDRVFRGDGALYTPGALLVNDGYSVGGDDTPVAGYIGDILPATRRHAVNILSRYEASDAFQINLEGKFVETTVTSFSGFGGNYPATIALDNPFIPASILQAAQAEGLTSIDVSRNNFDIPRRGETDRRRTWRGVASVTGRLSDHARYDVSYTYGQTDVRAIKRNDRLADRFTAALDAVRDPATGRAVCRSTAARADGCVPVNLFGGTTVDPASYAYYLSDPASDARITQSVANATLTGDFGAFFALPGGPVQFAVGGEYRRETSRFRPAQALVDNRFYQYDEYIIPTPSDGSFDVSEAFGELNVPLLADAPFASILSFGAAGRISDYSTIGTARAYQFNGIWAPVRDISFRASYGRSVRAPNIGEIFQPRTGTSNFFSDPCYLGNRGNGTEFRAANCQALISSLGGNNAAFTAANNPNATIFIPGTQSGNPDLRAETATTWTAGVVLRPRFVPGLSIAVDWYDIDLRDAINTPDANVVAELCVDQPDLDNAFCRSISRQRGTGFIDGYTVQPQNVAAFRTRGLEFNAAYAFEAGAMGRFDLRLIGGYLDRLERIATPGAAIENQVDTIFRPQWNAAFSPTWTMDAVTLSYNLRWQNGVRRFTRQETDGAASYVDPRYFRYKDLWQHDVRVEVAVEPNFALYGGVNNLADQKPDIGFETNVPISPIGRFFYMGAKVNLDRR, from the coding sequence ATGGCGTTCGGCACTTCAACGCGCGGCGGACTACTCGCCGGCGCAGCACTGCTCCTGTGGGCGCCCGCCGCCTTCGCCCAGGAAACGCCGCCCTCGCCCGAAACCACGCCGGCCGCGCCCGCCGCCGACGACATCGTCGTCACCGGATCGCGCATCGCCCGTCCCGATTATGCCGCACCCAATCCAATCGTCTCGCTCGACGCCGCGACGCTCGAGCGGTCGGGCAACACCAACGTCACCACCTTCCTCCAGCGCGTGCCGGCGCTCACCAACTCGCTCGACAGCACGCGGACCGCCGGACGCAATCAGGCGGACGGCAGCTTCGGTCAGGTCGGACTCAATCTTCTCGACCTGCGCGGGCTTGGCACCGCGCGCACGCTCGTTCTCGTCAACGGACGGCGGCATGTCGCCGCGCAGCCGGACACGGCGGCGGTCGACATCAACGCCATCCCCGTCGACCTGATCGACCGGGTCGACGTGCTGACTGGCGGCGCGTCGGCGATCTATGGCGCGGACGGCGTCTCGGGTGTCGTCAACTTCATCCTCAAGCGCGACTTCGACGGGATCGCCGCGCGCGGCCAGGTGGGCATCTCGGAGCGCGGCGACGCCGGCAACCGCTTCGCATCGATCGTCGCGGGCCGCAACTTCGCCGGCGGCAAAGCCAATCTGACGGTCGCTTACGAGTTCAACGAGGACGATCCCCTCTCGAACGACGACCGCGATTATCTGGCGCTGGCGCAGCGGCAGTTCTTCGTCAACGCCAACGACTTCGATCCGGCGCGGCCCGGTAGCTATCAGAAGGTGCCGGTGCGCGACCTTCGCTACCCCTATGGCTCGAACCAGGGCTACATCGTCATCGGCGACCGCGTGTTCCGCGGCGACGGCGCGCTCTATACGCCGGGCGCGCTGCTGGTGAACGACGGCTACTCGGTCGGCGGCGACGACACGCCGGTCGCGGGCTATATCGGCGACATCCTGCCCGCGACGCGCCGCCACGCGGTCAACATCCTCTCCCGCTACGAGGCGTCGGACGCGTTCCAGATCAACCTGGAGGGCAAGTTCGTCGAGACGACGGTGACGAGCTTCAGCGGCTTCGGCGGCAATTATCCGGCGACGATCGCGCTCGACAATCCGTTCATCCCCGCCTCGATCCTTCAGGCGGCGCAGGCCGAGGGCCTCACCTCGATCGACGTCAGCCGCAACAATTTCGACATCCCCCGCCGCGGCGAGACCGATCGCCGCCGCACCTGGCGCGGCGTCGCCAGCGTGACCGGCCGGCTGTCGGATCACGCACGCTACGACGTCAGCTATACTTATGGCCAGACCGACGTGCGGGCGATCAAACGCAACGATCGCCTGGCCGACCGCTTCACCGCCGCCCTCGATGCGGTGCGCGATCCGGCCACGGGCCGTGCGGTCTGTCGCTCGACCGCCGCGCGGGCGGACGGCTGCGTGCCGGTCAACCTGTTCGGCGGCACCACCGTCGATCCGGCTTCCTATGCCTATTACCTCAGCGATCCGGCGAGCGATGCGCGCATCACCCAGTCGGTCGCCAACGCCACGCTGACCGGCGATTTCGGCGCCTTTTTCGCGCTGCCCGGCGGCCCCGTGCAGTTCGCGGTCGGCGGCGAGTACCGGCGCGAGACCAGCCGCTTCCGGCCGGCGCAGGCGCTCGTCGACAATCGCTTCTACCAGTATGACGAGTACATCATCCCGACGCCGTCCGACGGTTCGTTCGACGTCAGCGAGGCGTTCGGCGAGTTGAACGTACCGCTGCTCGCCGACGCGCCGTTCGCGTCGATCTTGTCGTTCGGCGCGGCGGGCCGCATCTCGGACTATTCGACGATCGGGACGGCGCGCGCCTATCAGTTCAACGGCATCTGGGCGCCGGTCAGGGACATCAGCTTCCGCGCCTCCTATGGCCGGTCGGTCCGCGCGCCCAACATCGGCGAGATCTTTCAGCCGCGCACCGGCACCAGCAACTTCTTCTCCGACCCGTGCTACCTCGGCAATCGGGGTAATGGGACCGAGTTCCGCGCCGCCAATTGCCAGGCGCTCATCAGCTCACTGGGCGGCAACAACGCCGCCTTCACCGCCGCCAACAACCCCAATGCGACGATCTTCATCCCCGGCACCCAATCGGGCAATCCGGATCTGAGGGCTGAGACGGCGACGACCTGGACCGCGGGCGTGGTGCTGCGTCCGCGCTTCGTCCCCGGCCTGTCGATCGCGGTCGACTGGTACGACATCGACCTTCGCGACGCGATCAACACGCCCGATGCGAACGTCGTGGCCGAGCTGTGCGTCGACCAGCCCGACCTCGACAACGCGTTCTGTCGGTCGATCAGCCGTCAGCGCGGCACGGGGTTCATCGACGGCTATACCGTCCAGCCGCAGAACGTCGCCGCGTTCCGCACCCGCGGGCTGGAGTTCAACGCCGCCTATGCGTTCGAGGCGGGGGCGATGGGCCGCTTCGACCTGCGCCTGATCGGCGGCTATCTCGACCGGCTGGAGCGGATCGCGACGCCGGGCGCAGCGATCGAGAACCAGGTCGACACGATCTTCCGCCCGCAGTGGAACGCCGCCTTCTCGCCCACCTGGACGATGGATGCGGTGACGCTGAGCTACAATCTGCGCTGGCAGAACGGCGTCCGACGCTTCACGCGGCAGGAGACCGACGGCGCGGCGAGCTATGTCGATCCGCGCTACTTCCGCTACAAGGATCTGTGGCAGCACGACGTGCGCGTCGAGGTCGCGGTCGAGCCGAACTTCGCGCTCTATGGCGGCGTCAACAACCTGGCCGACCAGAAGCCCGACATCGGCTTCGAGACCAACGTGCCGATCTCGCCGATCGGGCGCTTCTTCTACATGGGCGCGAAGGTGAATCTCGACCGGCGGTAA
- a CDS encoding extracellular solute-binding protein: MIALNRRALLGGGAALALGGCGGRRSGGPLRFWATGYEGDYSPLLMPDFTRATGIEVEVQSLPGTAAHEKFLTAFAGGVLPDVFMLPSGWVGEFAMVGAVAPVPSPTLIEDMMPASLEIARVGSRDFAVPWSAAPQVQYFRRDILGEIGLATPPEDWANWRAMARALKARRPDEYVILALLNWPDTLFSMLYQTGTVLLRDRDTRGNFRSPEAAEAFAFYASLFEEGMAPRALSTEVQDPFAAFAEGRYAIWPSWPTLLLDLHRREAELPRERWGLSRLPGPMGPGPATMVANSLCVAAATPRPAEAWALVRHLTSAPAELRVQRLIGNLPARASAWADPQMATPLLQPFAQQMQAPAIAPKVVEWERIQNEVQLVAERMVRGQLTVAEALTTIDTRIDRILAKRRALVEAGRIA, translated from the coding sequence TTGATCGCCCTGAACCGGCGTGCGCTGCTTGGCGGCGGGGCCGCGCTGGCACTCGGCGGGTGCGGCGGGCGGCGGTCGGGCGGGCCGCTTCGTTTCTGGGCGACGGGTTATGAGGGCGATTACTCGCCGCTGTTGATGCCCGACTTCACCCGCGCAACCGGGATCGAGGTCGAGGTTCAGTCGCTGCCCGGCACCGCCGCGCACGAGAAGTTCCTGACCGCGTTCGCGGGCGGGGTGCTGCCCGACGTGTTCATGCTGCCGTCGGGCTGGGTGGGCGAGTTCGCGATGGTCGGCGCGGTGGCGCCGGTGCCGTCGCCCACGCTCATCGAGGACATGATGCCCGCCTCGCTGGAGATTGCGCGGGTGGGATCGCGCGACTTTGCCGTGCCGTGGTCGGCGGCGCCGCAGGTCCAGTATTTCCGGCGCGACATCCTGGGCGAGATCGGGCTTGCGACGCCGCCGGAAGACTGGGCGAACTGGCGGGCAATGGCGCGCGCGCTCAAGGCGCGGCGACCGGACGAGTATGTCATCCTCGCGCTGCTCAACTGGCCCGACACGCTGTTCTCGATGCTCTATCAGACGGGCACGGTGCTGCTGCGCGACCGCGACACGCGCGGCAATTTCCGCTCCCCGGAGGCGGCCGAAGCGTTCGCCTTCTATGCCTCGCTGTTCGAGGAGGGGATGGCGCCCCGCGCGCTCTCGACCGAGGTGCAGGATCCCTTCGCCGCCTTTGCCGAGGGACGCTACGCGATCTGGCCGAGCTGGCCGACTTTGCTCCTCGATCTCCACCGCCGGGAGGCCGAGCTGCCGCGCGAGCGCTGGGGCCTGTCGCGATTGCCGGGACCGATGGGGCCGGGGCCGGCGACGATGGTCGCCAACAGCCTGTGCGTCGCCGCCGCTACCCCGCGGCCAGCCGAGGCGTGGGCGCTGGTCCGCCACCTGACCTCCGCCCCCGCGGAGCTGCGCGTCCAGCGGCTGATCGGCAATCTGCCCGCCCGCGCCAGCGCCTGGGCCGATCCACAGATGGCGACGCCGCTGCTCCAGCCCTTTGCCCAGCAGATGCAGGCACCCGCGATCGCACCCAAGGTCGTCGAGTGGGAGCGCATCCAGAACGAAGTCCAGCTCGTCGCCGAGCGGATGGTGCGCGGGCAGCTGACGGTGGCCGAGGCGCTGACGACGATCGACACGCGGATCGACCGCATCCTCGCCAAGCGCCGCGCGCTGGTCGAGGCGGGGCGGATCGCATGA
- a CDS encoding sugar ABC transporter permease — MTRQERAAWVFAGPVLAAIAAMLVLPVALALVLGLTDYSIYALADGGNLRFVGLDNFAELFRTPLFWRALANTALFALLGVPMAIGASLFAALLLNDAAVRWKPVWRVALFAPYVTSVVATAIVWRFLLNTRFGIINHALGMVGIPPVDWLGDPRASIPAILLFVTWKIFGYNMIVFTAALSAVPGELMEAARLDGASRWGRFRHVTLPAIGPTLLLAAVMSVAGFLQLFAEPYVMTMGGPAQSTVTVLYFMFDEGFRWWNLGQASATALILFVLILGVTAIQTRVGRRYQWL; from the coding sequence ATGACGCGGCAGGAACGCGCCGCCTGGGTCTTCGCCGGCCCCGTCCTCGCGGCGATCGCGGCGATGCTGGTGCTGCCGGTCGCGCTGGCGCTAGTGCTGGGGCTCACCGACTACAGTATCTATGCGCTGGCGGACGGCGGCAATCTTCGCTTCGTCGGGCTCGACAATTTCGCCGAGCTGTTCCGGACGCCGTTGTTCTGGCGAGCGCTCGCCAACACCGCGCTGTTCGCGCTCTTGGGCGTGCCGATGGCGATCGGTGCGTCGCTGTTCGCGGCGCTGCTGCTCAACGACGCGGCGGTCCGGTGGAAGCCGGTGTGGCGCGTCGCCTTGTTCGCGCCCTATGTCACCAGCGTCGTCGCGACCGCGATCGTGTGGCGGTTCCTGCTCAACACGCGGTTCGGGATCATCAACCATGCGCTGGGGATGGTGGGTATCCCGCCGGTCGACTGGCTGGGCGATCCGCGCGCGTCGATCCCGGCGATCCTGCTGTTCGTCACGTGGAAGATCTTCGGCTACAACATGATCGTCTTCACCGCCGCGCTGTCCGCCGTGCCGGGCGAGCTGATGGAGGCGGCGCGGCTGGACGGCGCGTCGCGATGGGGGCGGTTCCGCCACGTCACGCTGCCGGCGATCGGGCCGACGCTGCTGCTCGCCGCGGTGATGAGCGTCGCGGGCTTCCTCCAGCTGTTCGCCGAACCCTATGTGATGACGATGGGCGGGCCGGCACAAAGCACCGTCACCGTCCTCTACTTCATGTTCGACGAGGGGTTCCGCTGGTGGAACCTGGGTCAGGCATCGGCGACCGCGCTGATCCTGTTCGTCCTGATCTTGGGCGTGACCGCGATCCAGACGCGGGTCGGGCGACGGTATCAATGGCTGTGA
- a CDS encoding carbohydrate ABC transporter permease, whose protein sequence is MAVKRRTIRAVAVNGAAAALTGVVLLPLVWMVTVSFMPRGASSHAPPPFWPERWSWENYYELLVRRAIDGAWFDYRIVPALINSLGIAALATLLGLILTVPAGYAFAKLRFTGRERLLKLLIAALVVPGQVAMLPLFLMFKELGLVNSYAGVILPGLAGVFAVLFVRQAVLAIPDEMLDAARIDGAGEGRIFVSIVLPLIAPITVTLALFIFLGSWNDFLWPLIILSDQTRYTLPVAVAAIMREHAADGELMMAASVVTTLPVLLIFLPLQRFYIGGLLGGSVKG, encoded by the coding sequence ATGGCTGTGAAGCGGCGCACGATCCGCGCGGTGGCGGTCAACGGCGCGGCGGCGGCGCTTACCGGAGTCGTGCTGCTGCCGCTCGTCTGGATGGTGACGGTGTCGTTCATGCCGCGCGGCGCCTCCTCCCACGCGCCGCCGCCCTTCTGGCCCGAGCGGTGGAGCTGGGAGAATTATTACGAGCTGCTGGTCCGCCGCGCGATCGACGGGGCGTGGTTCGACTATCGGATCGTGCCGGCGCTCATCAACAGCCTGGGCATCGCCGCGCTCGCGACCTTGCTCGGGCTCATCCTGACGGTGCCCGCGGGCTATGCCTTCGCCAAGCTGCGCTTCACCGGGCGCGAGCGGCTGCTCAAGCTATTGATCGCGGCGTTGGTGGTGCCGGGGCAGGTGGCGATGCTGCCCTTGTTCCTGATGTTCAAGGAACTGGGGCTGGTGAACAGCTACGCCGGCGTCATCCTGCCCGGCCTGGCCGGCGTGTTCGCGGTGCTGTTCGTGCGCCAGGCGGTGCTGGCGATCCCCGACGAGATGCTCGACGCCGCGCGGATCGACGGGGCGGGGGAGGGGCGGATCTTCGTCTCCATCGTCCTGCCGCTGATCGCGCCGATCACGGTCACGCTGGCGCTGTTCATTTTCCTGGGAAGCTGGAACGACTTCCTCTGGCCGCTCATCATCCTGTCGGATCAGACTCGCTATACGCTGCCCGTCGCGGTCGCGGCGATCATGCGCGAGCATGCGGCGGACGGCGAGCTGATGATGGCGGCGTCGGTGGTGACGACGCTGCCGGTGCTGCTCATCTTCCTGCCGCTCCAGCGCTTCTACATCGGCGGGCTGCTGGGCGGCAGCGTCAAGGGTTAG
- a CDS encoding ABC transporter ATP-binding protein has product MATVDIRGLTKRFGTTTVLEPTDLSIADGEFAVIVGPSGCGKSTLLRMIAGLETPSAGRVLIGGEDVTDAAPADRGLAMVFQSYALYPHLTVAENIAFPLKVARRPRAEVRDRVAAVAETLELTPLLDRRPAALSGGQRQRVSIARAIVREPRVLLLDEPLSNLDAELRVRMRHEFARLHGRLGATMIYVTHDQLEAMTLANRIVVMGAGRVEQVGAPLDLYARPASLAVARAIGAPGINLLPATIDAVDGSGIVLRLSDGQMLRSIARAEGGSVGAPVTIGIRPEHLEPDSDGPFVGAVELFERLGPLSFAHLGAGDGGSLVAQLPGDRAVTLGERLRFGAQPFRVQVFDAAGDALPR; this is encoded by the coding sequence GTGGCGACCGTCGACATCCGCGGCCTGACCAAGCGTTTCGGCACCACCACGGTGCTGGAGCCCACCGACCTGTCGATCGCCGATGGTGAGTTCGCGGTGATCGTGGGGCCGTCGGGGTGCGGCAAGTCGACGCTGCTCAGGATGATCGCCGGGCTGGAGACGCCGAGCGCGGGCCGCGTGCTGATCGGCGGCGAGGATGTGACCGACGCCGCCCCCGCCGATCGCGGCTTGGCGATGGTATTCCAGTCCTATGCGCTCTACCCGCACCTGACCGTCGCGGAGAACATCGCCTTCCCCCTCAAGGTCGCGCGCCGGCCCCGCGCCGAGGTGCGCGACCGGGTGGCCGCGGTCGCCGAGACGCTGGAGCTCACCCCCCTTCTCGACCGCCGCCCTGCCGCGCTGTCGGGCGGGCAGCGCCAGCGGGTCTCGATTGCCCGCGCGATCGTGCGCGAGCCGCGCGTGCTGCTGCTCGACGAGCCGCTGTCGAACCTCGATGCGGAGCTGCGCGTGCGCATGCGGCACGAGTTCGCGCGGCTGCACGGACGGCTGGGCGCAACGATGATCTATGTGACTCACGACCAGCTCGAGGCGATGACGCTCGCCAATCGCATCGTCGTAATGGGCGCGGGCCGCGTCGAGCAGGTCGGCGCGCCGCTCGACCTCTATGCCCGGCCCGCCAGCCTGGCGGTGGCGCGGGCGATCGGGGCGCCGGGGATCAACCTCCTCCCCGCGACGATCGACGCGGTCGATGGCAGCGGGATCGTCCTGCGGCTGTCCGACGGGCAGATGCTGCGCAGCATTGCGCGAGCCGAAGGCGGGTCGGTAGGGGCGCCGGTGACGATCGGAATCCGCCCCGAGCATCTGGAGCCCGACAGCGACGGGCCCTTCGTCGGCGCGGTCGAATTGTTCGAGCGGCTCGGCCCGCTCTCCTTCGCGCATCTCGGCGCGGGGGACGGCGGGTCGCTTGTCGCACAGCTTCCCGGCGACCGCGCGGTCACGCTGGGCGAAAGGCTCCGCTTCGGCGCGCAACCGTTCCGCGTCCAGGTGTTCGACGCCGCAGGCGACGCCCTCCCCCGCTAA
- a CDS encoding isocitrate lyase, translating to MTYHQAVTDAARTIAAAGAPWAAIEPEGVARMRAQNRFATGLDIARYTAGIMRADMAAYDADPAAYTQSLGCWHGFIGQQKLIAIKKHFGTTKRRYLYLSGWMIAALRSDFGPLPDQSMHEKTSVPALIEELYTFLRQADARELGGLFRDLDKAREAGNEVEEKRILNAIDHHETHIVPIIADIDAGFGNAEATYLLAKKMIEAGACALQIENQVSDEKQCGHQDGKVTVPHEDFLQKIRAIRYAFLELGVDDGIIVARTDSLGAGLTKQIAYSKEPGDLGDQYNRFLDCEPVDAGSLNGDVVINRDGQLMRPKRLPSNLYQFRTGTGEDRCVLDCITSLQNGADLLWIETEKPHIEQIAGMVDRIRAVVPGAKLVYNNSPSFNWTLNFRQQVFDAWTKDGRDVSAYDRAKLMSVDYDGSELAAEADERIRTFQRDAAARAGIFHHLITLPTYHTAALSTDNLAREYFGEAGMLGYVRNVQRQEIRQGIACVRHQNMAGSDIGDDHKDYFAGEAALKAGGTHNTMNQFAA from the coding sequence ATGACCTACCACCAAGCCGTTACCGATGCCGCCCGCACCATAGCCGCCGCCGGCGCGCCCTGGGCCGCGATCGAGCCCGAGGGCGTGGCGAGGATGCGCGCGCAGAACCGCTTCGCCACCGGCCTCGACATCGCGCGCTATACCGCCGGGATCATGCGCGCCGACATGGCCGCCTATGACGCCGACCCGGCCGCCTACACCCAGTCGCTCGGCTGCTGGCACGGGTTCATCGGTCAGCAGAAGCTGATCGCCATCAAGAAGCATTTCGGCACCACCAAGCGCCGTTACCTCTATCTCTCCGGCTGGATGATCGCGGCACTGCGCAGCGACTTCGGCCCGCTGCCCGACCAATCGATGCACGAGAAGACGAGCGTCCCCGCGCTGATCGAGGAGCTCTACACCTTCCTGCGCCAGGCCGATGCGCGCGAGCTCGGCGGCCTTTTCCGCGACCTCGACAAGGCGCGAGAGGCTGGGAACGAGGTCGAGGAAAAGCGCATCCTCAACGCGATCGACCATCACGAGACGCACATCGTGCCGATCATCGCCGACATCGATGCGGGCTTCGGCAATGCGGAGGCGACCTACCTCCTCGCCAAGAAGATGATCGAGGCGGGCGCCTGCGCGCTCCAGATCGAGAACCAGGTCTCGGACGAGAAGCAGTGCGGCCACCAGGACGGCAAGGTGACCGTGCCGCACGAGGACTTCCTCCAGAAGATCCGCGCGATCCGCTATGCCTTTCTCGAGCTCGGCGTCGATGACGGCATCATCGTCGCGCGCACCGACTCGCTGGGCGCGGGCCTCACCAAGCAGATCGCCTACTCGAAAGAGCCCGGCGACCTGGGCGACCAGTATAACCGCTTCCTCGATTGCGAGCCGGTCGATGCCGGGAGCCTGAATGGCGACGTCGTCATCAACCGCGACGGCCAGTTGATGCGGCCCAAGCGGCTGCCGTCGAACCTCTACCAGTTCCGCACCGGCACGGGTGAGGATCGCTGCGTCCTCGACTGCATCACCAGCCTCCAGAACGGCGCCGACCTGCTCTGGATCGAAACGGAGAAGCCGCACATCGAGCAGATCGCTGGCATGGTCGACCGCATCCGCGCCGTCGTGCCGGGCGCAAAGCTCGTCTACAACAATTCGCCCAGCTTCAACTGGACGCTCAACTTCCGCCAGCAGGTGTTCGACGCCTGGACCAAGGACGGGCGCGACGTCTCGGCCTATGACCGCGCGAAGCTGATGAGCGTCGATTATGACGGCAGCGAGCTGGCGGCGGAGGCCGACGAGCGCATCCGCACCTTCCAGCGCGATGCCGCGGCGCGGGCGGGCATCTTCCACCACCTTATCACGCTGCCGACCTATCACACCGCGGCGCTGTCGACCGACAATCTCGCGCGCGAATATTTCGGCGAGGCGGGGATGCTCGGCTACGTCAGGAACGTCCAGCGGCAGGAGATCCGCCAGGGCATCGCCTGTGTCCGCCACCAGAACATGGCCGGCTCCGACATCGGCGACGACCACAAGGACTATTTCGCGGGCGAGGCGGCGCTGAAGGCCGGCGGCACGCACAACACGATGAACCAGTTCGCGGCCTGA